From Denitrovibrio acetiphilus DSM 12809, the proteins below share one genomic window:
- a CDS encoding type II toxin-antitoxin system RelE/ParE family toxin — MTYEIIIYQTEDGKEPFNKWLDSLDFQDQTRILKRLDRLKIGNFGDHKSVGDYVYELRFTYGGGYRAYYGIKDNKIVILLCGGNKNTQSKDIESAKQFWRDYNENL; from the coding sequence ATGACATATGAAATCATAATTTACCAGACCGAAGATGGAAAAGAGCCGTTCAATAAATGGCTTGATAGTTTAGACTTTCAAGATCAAACGAGGATACTTAAAAGGCTCGACAGGCTTAAGATTGGCAACTTCGGTGATCACAAATCTGTTGGTGATTATGTATACGAACTCCGCTTCACTTATGGAGGCGGCTACAGGGCATATTACGGCATAAAAGATAACAAGATAGTCATTCTATTATGCGGTGGTAACAAGAATACTCAGAGCAAAGATATCGAGTCTGCAAAGCAATTTTGGAGAGATTACAATGAGAACTTATAG
- a CDS encoding IS3 family transposase (programmed frameshift) gives MKKSRFTETQIISILNEADAGMLVKDICRKHGISDATYYNWKSKYGGMTASDLKKMKDMEQELSQLKKMYADLALENKAMKDLIEKKPLRPQERRDVVTFLVNEHSLSISQSCRCAGLSRSAYYKPVVVNTDDILVINALNELVKKHSRWGFWKLFNVLRKKYPWNHKRVYRVYYQMKLNQKRRAKKRLPKRENNPLFVPELPNQVWSADFVSDSLYCGKRFRTFNIIDDCNREAVHIEIDTSLTSRRLISVFEKISLERELPKVLRCDNGPEFLGAEFVSWAEDAGMEIMYIQPGKPNQNAYIERFNRTYRTEVLDLYLFDNLDEVREVTYWWMIEYNEERPHDALEGMTPMEYMMKKQKTLV, from the exons TTGAAGAAATCACGATTCACCGAAACACAGATCATTTCAATTCTTAACGAAGCGGATGCCGGCATGCTGGTAAAAGATATTTGCCGTAAGCATGGCATATCTGACGCAACATATTACAACTGGAAATCTAAATACGGAGGCATGACTGCATCCGATCTTAAAAAGATGAAAGACATGGAGCAGGAGCTTTCTCAGCTAAAAAAGATGTATGCAGACCTCGCTTTAGAAAATAAAGCGATGAAGGATTTAATAGAAAAAAAGC CTCTAAGGCCGCAGGAAAGGCGTGATGTTGTTACTTTCTTGGTAAACGAGCATAGTCTTTCTATTTCACAGAGCTGCCGTTGTGCAGGTCTCTCAAGGTCGGCCTATTATAAGCCTGTTGTTGTCAATACAGACGATATACTTGTGATAAATGCGCTGAATGAACTTGTAAAGAAGCACTCTCGCTGGGGCTTCTGGAAGCTCTTTAATGTGCTTAGGAAGAAATATCCGTGGAATCATAAGCGAGTCTACAGGGTTTACTACCAGATGAAGCTTAATCAGAAGCGTAGGGCAAAGAAAAGACTCCCTAAGAGGGAGAATAACCCTCTGTTTGTACCAGAACTGCCTAATCAGGTTTGGTCAGCAGACTTTGTAAGTGACAGCCTGTATTGCGGTAAAAGGTTTAGGACGTTTAATATCATAGACGATTGCAACAGGGAAGCAGTGCACATTGAAATAGATACTTCTCTTACAAGCAGAAGGCTTATCAGTGTATTTGAGAAGATCAGCCTAGAGAGAGAATTACCGAAAGTACTTAGATGCGATAATGGCCCAGAGTTTCTGGGGGCAGAGTTCGTGTCTTGGGCTGAAGATGCTGGGATGGAGATTATGTATATCCAGCCTGGCAAACCGAACCAGAACGCCTACATAGAGAGATTTAACAGAACTTATCGTACTGAGGTTCTTGACCTGTATTTGTTTGATAATTTAGACGAAGTAAGAGAAGTTACATACTGGTGGATGATTGAATACAACGAGGAACGTCCGCACGATGCTCTTGAAGGTATGACACCGATGGAATATATGATGAAAAAGCAGAAAACTCTAGTTTAG
- a CDS encoding S8 family peptidase: MPEKLPHIFLKGLAEPNKIRGQKSPQGSKIPVRTSKSHAQELLKTYQTLVTSFSNRKIEEIGEVEPTQGVYVEFSGLPEHDLAWDRLDKSGLKLLNTKLHEDKAQYATVFISSDKLEVFNKKIDSYLDSYDEAISEQKNPKQKYLIESIEQIHQATVESIIVDGVAPGKTEKWFEVWLIAKKESANDKFEEFRKVTRALQIVTSGSYIVFPDRIVTLAKVSNDSIVKILEYQADVAELREVKALASFWDRMEASEQVDWAKDLYERLTIDNKNNVYICLLDTGVNNEHILLKEFLSDKDSISYDPSWSTVDKDGHGTNMAGIACYGDMVNILETSEPVIINHQLESVKVTPDSGKNPEELLAKITMDSISSIEILEPMRRRFFCSSSTSDASLCVGNPSSWSGAIDQLCFGTLDGHKRLFIQAAGNLHDEEAISYPFVNLASKIEDPCQAWNSVVIGGYTEKISIDDDLYHGCRVIAPKGGLCPASKTSSTWTRRWPIKPDVVFEGGNLAVCSDMVTKAADLSLLTTSHQPMKRQFDAFYATSAATAEAANFVAKLTNDYPDAWPETLRGLLVHSADWTEEMYKQAEADPSNRKSDPTRMLLRMFGYGVPSYEKASYCISNRLVMISEASLKPFVLEEGKSSVSMNEMHIYELPWPVDVLESLGDTEVKLRITLSYYVDPSPDNIGWQSNNGYPSHRLKFDMNTPLEEKEKFILRIGKDSDEKPDTSNNSTRWAVGPQERNRGSVNSDIWIGPASEISKCGIIAVYPASGWWKNRKHLEMYDNEARYSIIISIETPVLEESIYDFVDNIVRNKQSIVI, encoded by the coding sequence GTGCCAGAAAAACTACCTCACATATTCCTTAAAGGACTTGCTGAACCAAATAAAATTAGAGGGCAGAAAAGCCCTCAGGGTAGCAAGATTCCTGTCAGGACTTCTAAATCGCACGCTCAGGAACTATTAAAAACATATCAAACACTTGTAACTTCCTTTAGTAATAGAAAGATTGAAGAAATAGGTGAAGTTGAACCGACACAAGGCGTTTATGTTGAATTTAGTGGTTTGCCTGAACATGACTTAGCATGGGATCGTCTTGATAAAAGCGGCTTAAAACTACTTAATACAAAACTTCATGAAGATAAGGCGCAATATGCAACTGTCTTTATTTCTTCAGACAAGCTTGAAGTCTTTAATAAGAAAATAGATTCCTACCTTGACTCATATGATGAGGCTATCAGTGAGCAAAAGAATCCAAAACAGAAATATCTTATAGAAAGTATAGAGCAGATACACCAAGCGACTGTAGAATCAATCATAGTGGATGGTGTCGCTCCCGGAAAAACGGAAAAGTGGTTTGAGGTTTGGCTGATTGCTAAGAAAGAGTCAGCAAATGATAAATTTGAAGAGTTCAGAAAAGTAACTCGTGCTTTGCAAATAGTGACTTCAGGCTCGTATATTGTTTTCCCTGATAGAATTGTAACATTAGCAAAAGTAAGCAATGACAGTATTGTAAAGATTCTGGAATACCAAGCAGATGTGGCTGAGCTTAGAGAAGTGAAAGCCCTCGCTAGTTTTTGGGATAGGATGGAAGCTTCTGAGCAAGTCGATTGGGCTAAAGACCTGTATGAAAGACTTACAATTGATAATAAAAATAATGTTTATATATGTTTGTTAGATACGGGTGTTAATAATGAACATATCCTTTTAAAAGAGTTCTTAAGTGACAAAGACTCCATATCATATGACCCAAGTTGGTCAACAGTTGATAAGGATGGTCATGGCACGAATATGGCTGGTATTGCATGTTATGGAGATATGGTTAATATTCTAGAGACTTCTGAGCCAGTTATAATTAATCACCAGCTGGAGTCAGTGAAAGTTACTCCTGACAGTGGCAAAAACCCTGAAGAACTTCTTGCGAAGATTACTATGGACTCCATTTCCAGTATTGAAATATTAGAGCCAATGAGGCGACGATTCTTTTGTTCATCGTCTACATCAGATGCAAGTTTATGCGTAGGTAATCCTTCATCTTGGTCTGGAGCAATAGATCAGTTATGTTTTGGAACTCTTGATGGACATAAAAGGCTTTTCATTCAGGCTGCAGGCAACCTGCATGATGAGGAAGCAATATCTTATCCTTTTGTAAATCTCGCTAGCAAAATTGAAGACCCGTGCCAGGCGTGGAATTCTGTGGTTATTGGGGGTTATACTGAAAAAATCTCTATAGATGATGACTTATATCATGGGTGCAGAGTTATTGCTCCAAAGGGCGGCTTGTGTCCTGCGTCGAAAACTTCATCTACTTGGACGAGGAGATGGCCAATAAAGCCAGATGTTGTATTTGAAGGTGGAAACTTGGCAGTATGTTCAGATATGGTAACTAAAGCCGCTGACCTATCTCTTCTTACAACAAGTCATCAGCCCATGAAGAGGCAATTTGATGCATTTTATGCGACAAGTGCTGCCACTGCAGAAGCGGCGAATTTTGTTGCAAAATTAACCAACGACTATCCTGACGCATGGCCTGAGACACTTCGTGGATTATTAGTTCACTCAGCCGATTGGACAGAAGAAATGTATAAGCAGGCTGAAGCTGATCCCTCAAATAGAAAATCAGACCCTACAAGAATGTTGTTGAGAATGTTTGGGTATGGCGTACCGAGCTATGAAAAAGCTTCATACTGTATAAGTAACCGTCTTGTTATGATAAGTGAGGCAAGCTTAAAGCCTTTCGTGTTAGAAGAAGGCAAATCGAGCGTCTCTATGAATGAAATGCATATATATGAATTGCCTTGGCCTGTAGATGTTTTAGAAAGTCTTGGCGACACAGAGGTTAAGTTAAGAATAACTTTATCCTACTATGTAGACCCGAGTCCTGACAATATCGGTTGGCAGTCTAACAATGGTTATCCTTCACACCGCCTTAAGTTCGATATGAACACTCCTTTAGAGGAGAAAGAAAAATTTATATTAAGAATAGGGAAAGACAGTGATGAGAAACCTGACACATCAAATAATTCTACTCGTTGGGCAGTTGGTCCTCAGGAGAGGAATAGAGGTTCTGTTAATTCTGATATATGGATTGGACCTGCTTCAGAGATCTCCAAGTGTGGAATAATTGCTGTATATCCGGCAAGTGGTTGGTGGAAAAACAGGAAACATCTTGAGATGTATGACAATGAGGCTAGATACTCCATAATTATTAGCATCGAAACTCCAGTGTTGGAAGAAAGTATCTACGATTTTGTTGATAATATTGTTAGAAATAAACAGAGTATTGTAATTTAG
- a CDS encoding AAA family ATPase — protein MATSEQIKALLRSHFENDKDRFSSIALQMAAHEARLGHTALARDIKNLVDKSKKTKVTQFPKSKEMGDFFVAFNPDEKLADMVASDVLKERIVRILKEYRAKETIQKHGLTHRRKILLSGPPGTGKTMTAKIIANDLGLPLYVIQMDKLMTKYMGETSAKLRLVFEFIQSDHGVFLFDEFDAIGADRGMDNDVGEMRRVLNSFLQFIENDTSDNIVIAATNNINLLDGALFRRFDDVVDYSLPSVDEICKLINNNVGSFGRDFSSDRIANEANGLSHAEIVKACHDSAKEAILLRLNIISEESILNAISERQGAYKNKKG, from the coding sequence ATGGCAACTTCAGAACAGATAAAGGCTCTACTTAGAAGCCATTTTGAAAATGATAAAGATAGATTTTCTTCAATCGCCCTGCAAATGGCTGCACATGAAGCTCGTCTTGGACATACCGCTTTAGCTAGAGATATAAAAAACCTTGTTGATAAGTCTAAGAAAACGAAAGTTACTCAGTTCCCGAAATCGAAGGAGATGGGCGACTTTTTTGTTGCTTTTAATCCCGATGAAAAACTTGCAGATATGGTCGCTTCTGATGTTTTAAAAGAGAGGATTGTGAGGATTCTGAAAGAGTACCGTGCGAAAGAAACTATACAAAAGCATGGGTTAACCCATCGTCGTAAGATTTTACTTTCCGGTCCTCCTGGAACAGGCAAAACAATGACAGCAAAGATTATAGCAAATGACTTGGGATTGCCTCTCTATGTTATCCAGATGGATAAGCTTATGACTAAATATATGGGCGAAACAAGTGCGAAGTTGCGCTTAGTTTTCGAATTTATACAAAGTGATCACGGCGTATTTCTTTTTGATGAGTTTGATGCAATTGGTGCGGATAGAGGAATGGATAATGACGTTGGAGAGATGAGGCGAGTTCTGAATTCGTTTCTGCAATTTATTGAAAATGATACTTCTGACAATATTGTTATTGCCGCAACAAATAACATTAATCTTTTAGATGGTGCTCTTTTTAGAAGATTTGATGATGTGGTTGATTATTCTCTACCTAGTGTTGACGAAATTTGCAAATTGATTAATAATAATGTTGGTTCATTTGGTAGAGATTTTTCTAGTGATAGGATAGCTAATGAAGCTAACGGGTTAAGTCATGCAGAGATTGTTAAGGCTTGCCATGATTCTGCTAAAGAGGCGATTCTGCTGAGGTTAAACATAATCTCTGAAGAAAGCATTCTGAATGCAATTTCTGAACGCCAGGGAGCCTATAAAAACAAAAAAGGTTAA
- a CDS encoding IS3 family transposase (programmed frameshift), producing the protein MSKTKRTRYSAEFKSKVALEALREELTLSELSAKYNVHPNQISKWKSEAIKGMSTIFSNKSSKSEEMSEAEIKDLHAKIGQLTVERDFLQRAFETVSISRRKFMIENSGSKLSISKQCRLLSISRSSFYYQESGESALNLELMRIIDEQFMMTPDFGSRQMSKTLRRYGYNVGRKRIRRLMNKMGIAAVYQKPKTSNPHPAHKKYPYLLRGLDISRPNQVWCSDITYMPMRRGFLYLVAIMDWYSRKVLSWRLSNSLDSDFCVAALEEALEKYGTPEIFNTDQGSQFTSYEFTQTLKDAGVRISMDGRGRWMDNVMIERIWRTLKYSFVYLHAFDNGHDLKRGLSNWINLYNTRRPHSSLADRTPYEAYNGLGIQIWKKDDKMTESLHLISV; encoded by the exons ATGTCAAAAACAAAACGTACCCGCTACTCAGCCGAGTTTAAATCAAAAGTAGCTCTTGAAGCTCTGAGGGAAGAACTGACCTTATCGGAATTATCAGCCAAGTATAATGTTCATCCGAACCAGATTTCTAAATGGAAGAGTGAAGCCATCAAAGGAATGTCGACAATCTTTTCAAATAAGTCCAGCAAGTCAGAAGAAATGTCAGAAGCAGAAATAAAGGATCTTCATGCAAAAATAGGACAACTAACGGTGGAACGAGATTTTTTGCAACGAGCCTTC GAAACGGTAAGCATATCCCGGAGGAAGTTTATGATAGAAAATTCTGGAAGCAAGCTCTCAATTAGCAAGCAGTGCCGGCTTCTTAGTATCAGTCGCTCCAGCTTTTATTATCAAGAGTCTGGAGAGTCTGCTTTAAACCTTGAACTTATGCGTATTATAGACGAGCAGTTTATGATGACGCCTGACTTCGGCTCCAGGCAGATGTCAAAGACTCTCCGAAGGTATGGATACAATGTTGGTCGTAAGCGTATACGCAGACTGATGAATAAGATGGGGATAGCTGCTGTTTATCAGAAGCCTAAGACCAGTAATCCTCATCCTGCTCATAAAAAGTACCCGTATCTGCTCAGGGGGCTGGATATAAGCCGTCCCAATCAGGTTTGGTGTTCAGATATTACTTACATGCCTATGAGGCGTGGATTTCTCTATCTGGTGGCAATTATGGACTGGTACAGCAGAAAAGTTCTGAGCTGGAGACTCTCAAACAGTCTTGATTCTGATTTCTGTGTTGCTGCACTGGAAGAGGCTCTTGAAAAATACGGAACACCTGAAATATTTAACACCGACCAGGGCAGTCAGTTTACCAGCTATGAGTTCACACAGACTCTTAAAGATGCTGGTGTTAGAATCTCTATGGATGGCAGAGGCCGCTGGATGGATAATGTCATGATCGAGCGAATCTGGAGGACATTGAAGTATAGCTTCGTATATCTGCATGCATTTGATAACGGCCACGATCTGAAGCGAGGGCTTAGTAACTGGATAAATTTATACAACACTAGGAGACCGCATTCTTCTCTGGCTGATAGAACACCATATGAAGCTTATAACGGATTAGGGATTCAGATTTGGAAAAAAGATGATAAAATGACTGAGAGTTTACACCTTATTTCGGTCTAA
- a CDS encoding addiction module antidote protein, producing MRTYRTLDQLIQERLSDPERRAQYLDIAVEDYVENGDEAELLLSIRQVVQADIGFAKLSETTGLSRESLYKTLSGKGNPKLKTLKEILSALGYSLYIKKQSA from the coding sequence ATGAGAACTTATAGAACACTTGACCAACTTATCCAAGAAAGACTTTCTGACCCCGAAAGAAGAGCACAGTATCTTGATATAGCAGTTGAGGATTATGTTGAAAATGGTGACGAGGCAGAGCTTCTTTTATCCATAAGGCAAGTCGTTCAAGCAGACATAGGTTTCGCCAAATTATCAGAGACTACAGGTCTGTCCAGAGAGTCACTTTATAAGACTCTTTCCGGCAAAGGAAATCCAAAGCTTAAGACATTAAAAGAAATACTTTCAGCATTAGGTTACTCACTTTATATCAAGAAACAAAGTGCTTAG
- a CDS encoding plasmid mobilization protein, whose amino-acid sequence MSRNKKKLSIMDAAKAFIRAEKAKKKQEDKLSKQIAIKLKPADYNAIETKAKGAGVSITEYARECVIRGRVVNNTPAEMLLEIEERKLFLLSKLSNNLNQLARYCHINKKINREVYLLLLEIQDSAFHMSSRFDDSKVCFVLDESTVVGQQAEEDK is encoded by the coding sequence ATGAGCAGAAATAAAAAGAAATTAAGCATTATGGATGCAGCTAAGGCTTTCATCCGTGCAGAAAAGGCTAAAAAGAAGCAAGAGGACAAGCTAAGTAAACAGATAGCTATAAAGCTTAAGCCTGCTGATTATAATGCTATAGAGACAAAAGCAAAGGGTGCCGGAGTTTCAATAACTGAGTATGCACGAGAGTGCGTGATAAGAGGTAGAGTTGTTAATAATACTCCTGCTGAAATGTTGCTTGAGATTGAAGAAAGGAAGCTCTTTTTACTTAGTAAGCTGAGTAACAATCTTAACCAATTGGCCAGATACTGCCATATCAACAAAAAGATAAATCGTGAGGTATATTTATTGTTACTAGAAATTCAAGACTCTGCGTTTCACATGAGTAGTCGTTTTGATGACAGCAAGGTATGTTTTGTGCTTGATGAAAGTACAGTTGTTGGTCAGCAGGCTGAGGAGGATAAATGA
- a CDS encoding ATP-binding protein, giving the protein MRINTEAAVSSFKKKRLSFLQPLFESLTNSLDANADEIDVCFEYESVPTDEEDLRIKSFTITDNGDGFTDENRESFLTYLSAHKKALGCKGVGRFTWLVVFQNVLIESYNGKEKVTINFNEGFDEEVLREPFETQKTETIISFNNVTTDFYSEGVDKRESANLDHILKEVQRHLFMLLFLLRDEGRQYAIKFHIGEDAKSITTDKIIEPEHKEFIIPFNKENYNFTLYYRFFDGKGRNDLQLCANGRTVKDFKSNLIGSKLNAKEAYIVAFLVSDYLDNTVDDSRTDFAIPGYALPLKDVEQYFEDSLANIVCDKYEDLDLENDKAIDEAIADSPHLSEFIKNDNSVIKTKENLLKQARKAYEEKKEKVKKSFRDALVQVKVEPDTYNKVLQDVTHVQTLELAAYIAYRQQIIEGLAKLVRGGPRNLYNMLRWKKHIGGSHDVKNKTYPLLSRV; this is encoded by the coding sequence ATGAGGATAAATACTGAGGCAGCAGTATCCAGTTTTAAGAAGAAACGATTGTCGTTCTTACAACCACTTTTTGAGTCTTTAACAAACTCTTTAGATGCAAATGCAGATGAAATAGATGTGTGTTTTGAGTATGAATCTGTACCAACTGATGAAGAAGATTTAAGAATCAAAAGTTTTACAATTACTGATAATGGTGATGGCTTTACTGATGAAAACAGAGAGTCATTTTTAACGTATTTGTCGGCTCATAAAAAGGCATTAGGTTGTAAAGGTGTTGGTCGGTTTACTTGGCTTGTTGTTTTTCAAAATGTATTGATAGAAAGCTACAATGGAAAAGAGAAAGTTACCATTAATTTTAATGAAGGTTTTGATGAAGAGGTATTGAGAGAGCCTTTTGAAACACAAAAGACTGAAACGATAATCAGTTTTAATAATGTAACTACTGATTTCTATTCTGAGGGAGTAGATAAAAGAGAAAGTGCTAATTTAGACCATATACTGAAAGAAGTGCAAAGGCATTTATTTATGCTCTTGTTTTTATTAAGAGATGAAGGTCGACAATACGCTATAAAGTTTCATATCGGTGAAGATGCCAAAAGTATAACAACTGATAAGATAATAGAACCTGAGCATAAAGAGTTCATTATACCGTTTAATAAAGAAAACTATAATTTTACTCTTTACTATAGGTTTTTCGACGGTAAAGGAAGAAACGATCTTCAGCTATGTGCAAATGGGAGAACCGTGAAAGATTTCAAAAGTAATCTAATTGGCTCAAAACTTAACGCAAAGGAAGCTTACATTGTTGCATTTCTAGTTTCGGATTATTTGGATAATACCGTTGATGATTCTAGGACAGACTTTGCTATTCCGGGGTATGCTTTACCATTAAAAGACGTTGAGCAATATTTTGAAGATTCATTGGCTAATATTGTTTGCGATAAATATGAGGATCTTGATTTAGAGAATGATAAGGCTATAGATGAAGCTATAGCTGATTCACCTCATTTGTCTGAGTTTATTAAAAATGATAATTCTGTGATTAAGACTAAGGAAAATTTATTGAAACAGGCTAGAAAAGCTTATGAAGAAAAAAAAGAAAAGGTCAAAAAGAGTTTTCGAGATGCTTTAGTACAAGTCAAGGTGGAGCCTGATACTTATAATAAAGTACTGCAAGATGTTACCCATGTACAGACTTTGGAACTTGCCGCTTATATAGCATATAGGCAGCAAATTATTGAAGGGCTAGCAAAATTAGTTAGAGGTGGTCCCAGAAATCTGTACAATATGCTAAGGTGGAAAAAGCATATTGGAGGATCACACGATGTCAAAAACAAAACGTACCCGCTACTCAGCCGAGTTTAA